In the genome of Danio rerio strain Tuebingen ecotype United States chromosome 23, GRCz12tu, whole genome shotgun sequence, one region contains:
- the vdra gene encoding vitamin D3 receptor A isoform X1, producing the protein MCFCVLCNDDLSNVMDLMAVSTSATGQDEFDRNAPRICGVCGDKATGFHFNAMTCEGCKGFFRRSMKRKASFTCPFNGNCTITKDNRRHCQACRLKRCIDIGMMKEFILTDEEVQRKKDLIMKRKEEEAAREARKPRLSDEQMQIINSLVEAHHKTYDDSYSDFVRFRPPVREGPVTRSASRAASLHSLSDASSDSFNHSPESVDTKLNFSNLLMMYQDSGSPDSSEEDQQSRLSMLPHLADLVSYSIQKVIGFAKMIPGFRDLTAEDQIALLKSSAIEIIMLRSNQSFSLEDMSWSCGGPDFKYCINDVTKAGHTLELLEPLVKFQVGLKKLKLHEEEHVLLMAICLLSPDRPGVQDHVRIEALQDRLCDVLQAYIRIQHPGGRLLYAKMIQKLADLRSLNEEHSKQYRSLSFQPEHSMQLTPLVLEVFGSEVS; encoded by the exons ATGTGTTTCTGTGTCTTATGCAATGATGATCTCAGCAATG tgatgGATCTGATGGCCGTGAGCACGTCTGCGACGGGTCAGGATGAGTTTGACCGTAACGCGCCGCGCATTTGTGGAGTGTGCGGAGACAAAGCCACCGGATTCCACTTCAACGCCATGACCTGTGAGGGATGCAAGGGTTTCTTCAG gcgcaGTATGAAGCGTAAGGCCAGTTTTACCTGCCCGTTCAATGGAAACTGCACCATCACTAAAGACAACCGGCGGCACTGCCAGGCCTGCAGACTGAAGCGCTGCATCGATATCGGCATGATGAAGGAGT TCATCCTGACGGACGAGGAGGTGCAGAGGAAGAAGGATCTGATCATGAAGCGTAAAGAAGAAGAAGCGGCTCGAGAAGCTCGTAAACCTCGGCTGAGCGACGAGCAGATGCAGATCATCAACTCTCTGGTGGAGGCGCACCACAAAACATACGACGACTCGTACTCCGACTTCGTCAGATTCAGG CCTCCTGTGCGTGAGGGTCCAGTGACGCGCAGTGCCAGTCGGGCCGCATCTCTTCACTCTCTGTCTGACGCCTCTTCAGACTCATTCAACCATTCACCAg agtcGGTGGACACCAAGCTGAACTTCAGTAATCTGCTGATGATGTATCAGGACAGTGGCAGTCCAGACTCCAGTGAGGAGGATCAGCAGTCCCGGCTCTCCATGCTGCCGCACCTCGCAGACCTCGTCAGCTACAGCATACAGAAGGTCATCGGCTTCGCCAAGATGATCCCCGGCTTCAg agaccTGACGGCTGAAGATCAGATCGCTCTGCTGAAGTCCAGCGCCATCGAGATCATCATGCTGAGGTCCAACCAGTCCTTCAGTCTGGAGGACATGAGCTGGAGCTGCGGAGGACCAGACTTCAAATACTGCATCAACGACGTCACTaagg cGGGTCACACTCTGGAGCTGCTGGAGCCGCTGGTCAAGTTTCAGGTTGGTCTGAAGAAGCTGAAGCTTCATGAAGAAGAGCACGTGCTGCTGATGGCCATCTGCCTGCTGTCTCCAG ATCGTCCGGGCGTGCAGGACCACGTGCGCATAGAAGCCCTGCAGGACCGGCTGTGTGACGTACTGCAGGCCTACATCCGCATCCAGCACCCCGGCGGACGCCTGCTCTACGCCAAGATGATCCAGAAGCTGGCGGACCTGCGCAGCCTGAACGAGGAGCACTCCAAGCAGTACCGCTCGCTGTCCTTCCAGCCCGAGCACAGCATGCAGCTGACACCTCTGGTGCTGGAGGTGTTCGGGAGTGAGGTGTCCTAG
- the vdra gene encoding vitamin D3 receptor A isoform X2, with the protein MLTENSAVNSVMDLMAVSTSATGQDEFDRNAPRICGVCGDKATGFHFNAMTCEGCKGFFRRSMKRKASFTCPFNGNCTITKDNRRHCQACRLKRCIDIGMMKEFILTDEEVQRKKDLIMKRKEEEAAREARKPRLSDEQMQIINSLVEAHHKTYDDSYSDFVRFRPPVREGPVTRSASRAASLHSLSDASSDSFNHSPESVDTKLNFSNLLMMYQDSGSPDSSEEDQQSRLSMLPHLADLVSYSIQKVIGFAKMIPGFRDLTAEDQIALLKSSAIEIIMLRSNQSFSLEDMSWSCGGPDFKYCINDVTKAGHTLELLEPLVKFQVGLKKLKLHEEEHVLLMAICLLSPDRPGVQDHVRIEALQDRLCDVLQAYIRIQHPGGRLLYAKMIQKLADLRSLNEEHSKQYRSLSFQPEHSMQLTPLVLEVFGSEVS; encoded by the exons tgatgGATCTGATGGCCGTGAGCACGTCTGCGACGGGTCAGGATGAGTTTGACCGTAACGCGCCGCGCATTTGTGGAGTGTGCGGAGACAAAGCCACCGGATTCCACTTCAACGCCATGACCTGTGAGGGATGCAAGGGTTTCTTCAG gcgcaGTATGAAGCGTAAGGCCAGTTTTACCTGCCCGTTCAATGGAAACTGCACCATCACTAAAGACAACCGGCGGCACTGCCAGGCCTGCAGACTGAAGCGCTGCATCGATATCGGCATGATGAAGGAGT TCATCCTGACGGACGAGGAGGTGCAGAGGAAGAAGGATCTGATCATGAAGCGTAAAGAAGAAGAAGCGGCTCGAGAAGCTCGTAAACCTCGGCTGAGCGACGAGCAGATGCAGATCATCAACTCTCTGGTGGAGGCGCACCACAAAACATACGACGACTCGTACTCCGACTTCGTCAGATTCAGG CCTCCTGTGCGTGAGGGTCCAGTGACGCGCAGTGCCAGTCGGGCCGCATCTCTTCACTCTCTGTCTGACGCCTCTTCAGACTCATTCAACCATTCACCAg agtcGGTGGACACCAAGCTGAACTTCAGTAATCTGCTGATGATGTATCAGGACAGTGGCAGTCCAGACTCCAGTGAGGAGGATCAGCAGTCCCGGCTCTCCATGCTGCCGCACCTCGCAGACCTCGTCAGCTACAGCATACAGAAGGTCATCGGCTTCGCCAAGATGATCCCCGGCTTCAg agaccTGACGGCTGAAGATCAGATCGCTCTGCTGAAGTCCAGCGCCATCGAGATCATCATGCTGAGGTCCAACCAGTCCTTCAGTCTGGAGGACATGAGCTGGAGCTGCGGAGGACCAGACTTCAAATACTGCATCAACGACGTCACTaagg cGGGTCACACTCTGGAGCTGCTGGAGCCGCTGGTCAAGTTTCAGGTTGGTCTGAAGAAGCTGAAGCTTCATGAAGAAGAGCACGTGCTGCTGATGGCCATCTGCCTGCTGTCTCCAG ATCGTCCGGGCGTGCAGGACCACGTGCGCATAGAAGCCCTGCAGGACCGGCTGTGTGACGTACTGCAGGCCTACATCCGCATCCAGCACCCCGGCGGACGCCTGCTCTACGCCAAGATGATCCAGAAGCTGGCGGACCTGCGCAGCCTGAACGAGGAGCACTCCAAGCAGTACCGCTCGCTGTCCTTCCAGCCCGAGCACAGCATGCAGCTGACACCTCTGGTGCTGGAGGTGTTCGGGAGTGAGGTGTCCTAG
- the vdra gene encoding vitamin D3 receptor A isoform X3, with amino-acid sequence MDLMAVSTSATGQDEFDRNAPRICGVCGDKATGFHFNAMTCEGCKGFFRRSMKRKASFTCPFNGNCTITKDNRRHCQACRLKRCIDIGMMKEFILTDEEVQRKKDLIMKRKEEEAAREARKPRLSDEQMQIINSLVEAHHKTYDDSYSDFVRFRPPVREGPVTRSASRAASLHSLSDASSDSFNHSPESVDTKLNFSNLLMMYQDSGSPDSSEEDQQSRLSMLPHLADLVSYSIQKVIGFAKMIPGFRDLTAEDQIALLKSSAIEIIMLRSNQSFSLEDMSWSCGGPDFKYCINDVTKAGHTLELLEPLVKFQVGLKKLKLHEEEHVLLMAICLLSPDRPGVQDHVRIEALQDRLCDVLQAYIRIQHPGGRLLYAKMIQKLADLRSLNEEHSKQYRSLSFQPEHSMQLTPLVLEVFGSEVS; translated from the exons atgGATCTGATGGCCGTGAGCACGTCTGCGACGGGTCAGGATGAGTTTGACCGTAACGCGCCGCGCATTTGTGGAGTGTGCGGAGACAAAGCCACCGGATTCCACTTCAACGCCATGACCTGTGAGGGATGCAAGGGTTTCTTCAG gcgcaGTATGAAGCGTAAGGCCAGTTTTACCTGCCCGTTCAATGGAAACTGCACCATCACTAAAGACAACCGGCGGCACTGCCAGGCCTGCAGACTGAAGCGCTGCATCGATATCGGCATGATGAAGGAGT TCATCCTGACGGACGAGGAGGTGCAGAGGAAGAAGGATCTGATCATGAAGCGTAAAGAAGAAGAAGCGGCTCGAGAAGCTCGTAAACCTCGGCTGAGCGACGAGCAGATGCAGATCATCAACTCTCTGGTGGAGGCGCACCACAAAACATACGACGACTCGTACTCCGACTTCGTCAGATTCAGG CCTCCTGTGCGTGAGGGTCCAGTGACGCGCAGTGCCAGTCGGGCCGCATCTCTTCACTCTCTGTCTGACGCCTCTTCAGACTCATTCAACCATTCACCAg agtcGGTGGACACCAAGCTGAACTTCAGTAATCTGCTGATGATGTATCAGGACAGTGGCAGTCCAGACTCCAGTGAGGAGGATCAGCAGTCCCGGCTCTCCATGCTGCCGCACCTCGCAGACCTCGTCAGCTACAGCATACAGAAGGTCATCGGCTTCGCCAAGATGATCCCCGGCTTCAg agaccTGACGGCTGAAGATCAGATCGCTCTGCTGAAGTCCAGCGCCATCGAGATCATCATGCTGAGGTCCAACCAGTCCTTCAGTCTGGAGGACATGAGCTGGAGCTGCGGAGGACCAGACTTCAAATACTGCATCAACGACGTCACTaagg cGGGTCACACTCTGGAGCTGCTGGAGCCGCTGGTCAAGTTTCAGGTTGGTCTGAAGAAGCTGAAGCTTCATGAAGAAGAGCACGTGCTGCTGATGGCCATCTGCCTGCTGTCTCCAG ATCGTCCGGGCGTGCAGGACCACGTGCGCATAGAAGCCCTGCAGGACCGGCTGTGTGACGTACTGCAGGCCTACATCCGCATCCAGCACCCCGGCGGACGCCTGCTCTACGCCAAGATGATCCAGAAGCTGGCGGACCTGCGCAGCCTGAACGAGGAGCACTCCAAGCAGTACCGCTCGCTGTCCTTCCAGCCCGAGCACAGCATGCAGCTGACACCTCTGGTGCTGGAGGTGTTCGGGAGTGAGGTGTCCTAG
- the vdra gene encoding vitamin D3 receptor A (The RefSeq protein has 4 substitutions compared to this genomic sequence) → MLTENSAVNSGGKSKCEAGACESTVNGDATSLMDLMAVSTSATGQDQFDRNAPPICGVCGDKATGFHFNAMTCEGCKGFFRRSMKRKASFTCPFNGNCTITKDNRRHCQACRLKRCIDIGMMKEFILTDEEVQRKKDLIMKRKEEEAAREARKPRLSDEQMQIINSLVEAHHKTYDDSYSDFVRFRPPVREGPVTRSASRAASLHSLSDASSDSFNHSPESVDTKLNFSNLLMMYQDSGSPDSSEEDQQSRLSMLPHLADLVSYSIQKVIGFAKMIPGFRDLTAEDQIALLKSSAIEIIMLRSNQSFSLEDMSWSCGGPDFKYCINDVTKAGHTLELLEPLVKFQVGLKKLKLHEEEHVLLMAICLLSPDRPGVQDHVRIEALQDRLCDVLQAYIRIQHPGGRLLYAKMIQKLADLRSLNEEHSKQYRSLSFQPEHSMQLTPLVLEVFGSEVS, encoded by the exons tgatgGATCTGATGGCCGTGAGCACGTCTGCGACGGGTCAGGATGAGTTTGACCGTAACGCGCCGCGCATTTGTGGAGTGTGCGGAGACAAAGCCACCGGATTCCACTTCAACGCCATGACCTGTGAGGGATGCAAGGGTTTCTTCAG gcgcaGTATGAAGCGTAAGGCCAGTTTTACCTGCCCGTTCAATGGAAACTGCACCATCACTAAAGACAACCGGCGGCACTGCCAGGCCTGCAGACTGAAGCGCTGCATCGATATCGGCATGATGAAGGAGT TCATCCTGACGGACGAGGAGGTGCAGAGGAAGAAGGATCTGATCATGAAGCGTAAAGAAGAAGAAGCGGCTCGAGAAGCTCGTAAACCTCGGCTGAGCGACGAGCAGATGCAGATCATCAACTCTCTGGTGGAGGCGCACCACAAAACATACGACGACTCGTACTCCGACTTCGTCAGATTCAGG CCTCCTGTGCGTGAGGGTCCAGTGACGCGCAGTGCCAGTCGGGCCGCATCTCTTCACTCTCTGTCTGACGCCTCTTCAGACTCATTCAACCATTCACCAg agtcGGTGGACACCAAGCTGAACTTCAGTAATCTGCTGATGATGTATCAGGACAGTGGCAGTCCAGACTCCAGTGAGGAGGATCAGCAGTCCCGGCTCTCCATGCTGCCGCACCTCGCAGACCTCGTCAGCTACAGCATACAGAAGGTCATCGGCTTCGCCAAGATGATCCCCGGCTTCAg agaccTGACGGCTGAAGATCAGATCGCTCTGCTGAAGTCCAGCGCCATCGAGATCATCATGCTGAGGTCCAACCAGTCCTTCAGTCTGGAGGACATGAGCTGGAGCTGCGGAGGACCAGACTTCAAATACTGCATCAACGACGTCACTaagg cGGGTCACACTCTGGAGCTGCTGGAGCCGCTGGTCAAGTTTCAGGTTGGTCTGAAGAAGCTGAAGCTTCATGAAGAAGAGCACGTGCTGCTGATGGCCATCTGCCTGCTGTCTCCAG ATCGTCCGGGCGTGCAGGACCACGTGCGCATAGAAGCCCTGCAGGACCGGCTGTGTGACGTACTGCAGGCCTACATCCGCATCCAGCACCCCGGCGGACGCCTGCTCTACGCCAAGATGATCCAGAAGCTGGCGGACCTGCGCAGCCTGAACGAGGAGCACTCCAAGCAGTACCGCTCGCTGTCCTTCCAGCCCGAGCACAGCATGCAGCTGACACCTCTGGTGCTGGAGGTGTTCGGGAGTGAGGTGTCCTAG